The following are from one region of the Novosphingobium humi genome:
- the coaBC gene encoding bifunctional phosphopantothenoylcysteine decarboxylase/phosphopantothenate--cysteine ligase CoaBC, producing the protein MLGKRILLIIGGGIAAYKSCELIRLIRKAGGDVTCVLTKGGAQFVTPMTLAALSENPVHTSLFDLKNEVEMGHIQLSRQADLVVVCPATADLMAKMACGIADDLATTLLLATDKPVLAVPAMNVRMWQHGATMANVATLRAHGVNVLDPDEGVMACGEYGPGRLPEPEAVMGAIGAALVDEKPLAGRHVLITAGPTHEPIDPVRYIANRSSGRQGFAIAQAAAQAGASVTLIAGPVDLPTPHGVRRVNVETARDMAAAVEAALPADVAVMVAAVADWRVADAGAHKIKKDGSGIVPPLALVENPDILAGLCASPRRPRLVVGFAAETQDVIAHATAKLARKGADWIVGNDVSGDVMGGLRNSVHIVSADGVDSLPDLPKEAVAAALVERISRVFV; encoded by the coding sequence ATGCTAGGCAAACGCATCCTTCTCATCATCGGCGGCGGCATCGCGGCCTATAAGTCCTGTGAACTGATCCGCCTGATCCGCAAGGCGGGGGGCGATGTCACCTGCGTCCTCACGAAAGGCGGGGCGCAGTTTGTGACGCCGATGACGCTGGCGGCGCTGTCGGAAAATCCGGTGCATACCAGCCTGTTCGACCTGAAGAACGAGGTTGAGATGGGCCATATTCAACTGAGCCGTCAGGCCGATCTGGTGGTGGTCTGTCCGGCAACGGCCGATCTGATGGCCAAGATGGCCTGCGGCATTGCCGATGATCTGGCCACCACGCTCTTGCTGGCGACGGACAAGCCGGTGCTGGCCGTGCCTGCGATGAATGTGCGCATGTGGCAGCATGGGGCGACGATGGCCAATGTCGCCACCCTGCGCGCGCACGGGGTGAATGTGCTGGACCCCGACGAGGGCGTGATGGCCTGCGGCGAATATGGGCCGGGGCGCCTGCCCGAACCGGAGGCGGTGATGGGGGCGATCGGCGCGGCGCTGGTGGACGAAAAACCGCTGGCGGGGCGCCATGTGCTGATCACCGCCGGTCCTACGCATGAGCCCATCGACCCGGTGCGCTATATCGCCAACCGGTCGAGCGGGCGTCAGGGCTTTGCCATCGCGCAGGCCGCCGCGCAGGCCGGGGCATCGGTCACGCTGATCGCCGGCCCGGTCGATCTGCCTACGCCGCACGGGGTACGCCGCGTGAATGTTGAAACCGCGCGTGACATGGCGGCGGCGGTCGAGGCGGCCTTGCCCGCCGATGTTGCCGTGATGGTGGCCGCCGTGGCTGATTGGCGCGTGGCCGATGCGGGCGCGCACAAGATCAAGAAGGATGGCAGCGGGATCGTTCCGCCGCTCGCTCTGGTCGAAAACCCCGATATTCTGGCGGGGCTTTGCGCCTCGCCACGCCGCCCGCGCCTTGTCGTGGGCTTTGCCGCTGAAACGCAGGACGTCATCGCCCATGCCACCGCCAAGCTGGCCCGCAAGGGCGCGGACTGGATCGTGGGCAATGATGTGTCCGGTGATGTGATGGGCGGCCTGCGCAACAGCGTTCATATTGTCAGCGCCGATGGGGTGGACAGCCTGCCCGATCTGCCGAAAGAAGCGGTGGCTGCCGCTTTGGTTGAAAGGATTTCTCGTGTCTTTGTCTGA
- a CDS encoding Tim44/TimA family putative adaptor protein yields the protein MTVSIVILAMIAAFLGMRLYSVLGRRAEHGEEPVQSRLDAQPAAAAPALPLPERAVAGTVRPRELGAVLPGVERGLREIISADRRFDPVTFVEGARSAYRMVLEAFWRGDRGQLSHLCDAEVARSFIEAIDAREAAGEIFNNSLVRIEETQIVGAGYSAPFARVSIRFVADIAAVTRDRDGKVIAGSLNDAVEVRDVWTFRRDIHSADPDWLLEETDEG from the coding sequence GTGACCGTCTCGATCGTCATTCTGGCCATGATCGCAGCCTTTCTGGGCATGCGTCTCTATTCGGTGCTGGGGCGCCGCGCCGAACATGGCGAGGAGCCGGTACAGAGCCGTCTGGACGCCCAGCCCGCCGCTGCGGCCCCCGCTTTGCCGCTGCCCGAACGGGCCGTGGCCGGTACGGTCCGCCCGCGTGAACTGGGCGCGGTGCTGCCGGGTGTCGAGCGCGGTTTGCGCGAAATCATCTCGGCGGACCGCCGTTTTGACCCCGTCACCTTTGTCGAGGGTGCCCGTTCGGCCTATCGCATGGTGCTTGAGGCCTTCTGGCGCGGTGATCGCGGACAATTGAGCCACCTTTGCGATGCCGAAGTCGCGCGCAGCTTTATCGAAGCCATCGACGCGCGCGAGGCCGCCGGTGAAATCTTCAACAACAGCCTCGTCCGCATTGAAGAAACCCAGATCGTGGGCGCCGGCTATTCGGCTCCCTTTGCCCGCGTGTCGATCCGCTTTGTCGCCGATATCGCCGCCGTCACGCGCGACCGCGATGGCAAGGTGATCGCCGGTTCGCTCAATGACGCGGTCGAGGTTCGCGATGTCTGGACATTCCGCCGCGATATCCACTCGGCCGATCCCGATTGGCTTCTCGAAGAGACCGACGAAGGTTAA
- a CDS encoding DUF4136 domain-containing protein has translation MAGLLMLGLSACADTLDTRVTRFQSQLPAPQGQTFAVVADDPSLAGGIEFGQYAKLVAGELTKKGYTEAVNPDAANLIVRFSYGVDKGRVHVRSTGMRDPFWGPWYGPGFGRRGFYGGWGGGFYGRGWGYGWYDPWFDQGVESYTVYTSGISVKIDDKSANKRVFEGKAEAASSSNKLTWLVPNLVEAFFTGFPGNSGETLRITVAPEKTTVKGPAR, from the coding sequence ATGGCTGGCCTCCTGATGCTGGGCCTTTCCGCCTGTGCCGACACGCTCGACACGCGTGTCACCCGCTTTCAATCGCAATTGCCCGCGCCTCAGGGCCAGACCTTTGCGGTTGTGGCCGATGATCCGTCGCTAGCGGGCGGGATCGAATTTGGCCAATATGCCAAGCTGGTCGCCGGTGAACTGACCAAAAAGGGCTATACCGAGGCGGTCAACCCCGATGCCGCCAATCTGATCGTGCGCTTTTCCTATGGCGTGGACAAGGGCCGCGTGCATGTCCGTTCGACCGGCATGCGCGATCCGTTCTGGGGTCCGTGGTACGGGCCGGGCTTTGGCCGCAGGGGCTTTTACGGCGGCTGGGGCGGCGGTTTCTATGGCCGCGGCTGGGGCTATGGCTGGTATGACCCCTGGTTCGATCAGGGCGTGGAAAGCTATACCGTTTACACCAGCGGCATCAGCGTGAAGATCGACGACAAGAGCGCCAACAAGCGCGTGTTCGAAGGCAAGGCGGAAGCCGCTTCCTCCTCGAACAAGCTGACCTGGCTGGTGCCCAATCTGGTCGAAGCCTTCTTCACCGGCTTCCCCGGCAATTCGGGCGAAACGCTGCGCATCACGGTGGCCCCTGAAAAGACCACGGTGAAGGGCCCGGCGCGGTAA
- the secB gene encoding protein-export chaperone SecB codes for MADDGTVTSSLRLDGEDTLPSAGVISQYVKDLSVENPNAPESFSWQDSPQLDIQFNIQARAIEGDVHEVELKIQINARAEAGVAYIVDLTYAGLIGMRNLEEAQMHAFMFAEAPRILFPFARRVIADATRDAGFTPVMLEPIDFNGLYIQQLAAQAEAQQGPSATDEPAGHA; via the coding sequence ATGGCCGATGATGGCACCGTCACTTCCTCGCTGCGTCTGGATGGCGAGGACACCCTGCCCAGCGCAGGCGTGATTTCGCAGTATGTGAAGGACTTGTCGGTCGAAAATCCCAATGCGCCCGAGAGTTTTTCGTGGCAGGATTCGCCCCAGCTGGACATCCAGTTCAACATCCAGGCCCGCGCCATCGAGGGCGACGTGCATGAGGTCGAACTGAAGATCCAGATCAACGCACGCGCCGAAGCGGGCGTGGCCTATATCGTCGATCTGACCTATGCGGGCCTGATCGGGATGCGCAATCTGGAAGAAGCCCAGATGCACGCCTTCATGTTTGCCGAAGCGCCGCGCATCCTCTTCCCCTTTGCCCGCCGCGTGATCGCCGACGCCACGCGCGATGCGGGCTTCACCCCGGTCATGCTGGAACCCATTGATTTCAATGGCCTCTATATCCAGCAGCTTGCCGCGCAGGCCGAAGCCCAGCAGGGCCCCTCGGCCACCGACGAGCCCGCCGGCCACGCATAA
- the dut gene encoding dUTP diphosphatase, translating to MSLSEPIPVRLKRLPHGQGLPLPAYATSGAAGMDVVSAEDVVIAPGARYAVATGLAMAIPHGFEIQVRPRSGLALKHGITVPNTPGTIDSDYRGELKVILINHGTEPFAIVRGDRVAQLVLAPVVQGGWVEVDELDETARGEGGFGSTGGVVALGN from the coding sequence GTGTCTTTGTCTGAACCCATTCCCGTCCGGTTGAAGCGTCTGCCCCATGGGCAGGGCCTGCCTTTGCCCGCCTATGCCACCAGCGGGGCGGCGGGGATGGATGTTGTCTCGGCCGAGGATGTGGTGATTGCGCCGGGCGCCCGCTATGCGGTGGCGACGGGGCTTGCCATGGCGATCCCGCATGGCTTTGAGATTCAGGTCCGCCCACGCAGCGGTCTGGCGCTCAAACATGGCATCACGGTGCCCAACACGCCGGGCACCATCGATTCGGATTATCGCGGCGAATTGAAGGTGATCCTGATCAACCACGGCACCGAACCCTTTGCCATCGTGCGCGGCGACCGCGTGGCGCAGCTCGTGCTGGCCCCGGTGGTGCAGGGCGGCTGGGTCGAGGTCGATGAACTGGACGAAACCGCGCGCGGCGAGGGCGGGTTCGGATCGACCGGCGGCGTGGTCGCGCTGGGGAATTGA
- the murJ gene encoding murein biosynthesis integral membrane protein MurJ, translating to MNLLKATGTIGGLTLLSRVLGLVRDSLFARMVGAGFASDAFLVAFRLPNMFRALFAEGAFASAFVPMFNQKVADAQGRGLPDGIAFAEAALSVLLPVLIAMTILLEVFAWPVTWALSGRFHGVSADQFAFAVKLSRLTIPYLMLISLVSLLGGILNSLHKFWVNAAAPILLNLTLIGALLFFHSPDPFETARNQALAVTVSGALQLAWLAHAAWRNGVSLRPHWPRFTPEVKRLLALIWPAAAGAGAVQINLVISTALAASLLDHGSVTYIYMADRLNQLPLGLIGIALGTVLLPTISRLLGAGDEAGAMETQNRGLEIALLLTLPATVGLVFCGEPIAAALFGYGRYTALDTAHTAQALAAFSIGLPSYILVKVLTPGYYARHDTKTPVRFATISMGVNLALNLILIMPLRHMGPPLATAIASTVNVWLLYATLVRRGHFAMDSRLRHRAWRLGVAALTMGAVLWIAQPWLMPYTHGSWFVRLASMGALVGGGVFVYGLASFALGAFGIEDLKLLRRRRVSAEK from the coding sequence ATGAACCTTCTTAAAGCCACGGGGACGATCGGCGGCCTCACCTTGCTGAGTCGCGTGCTGGGCCTGGTGCGCGATTCGCTCTTTGCGCGCATGGTGGGCGCGGGCTTTGCCTCGGACGCCTTTCTGGTGGCCTTTCGCCTGCCCAACATGTTCCGCGCCCTGTTTGCCGAGGGCGCCTTTGCCAGCGCCTTTGTGCCCATGTTCAATCAGAAAGTGGCCGATGCGCAGGGGCGCGGATTGCCCGACGGCATCGCCTTTGCCGAGGCGGCGCTTTCGGTGCTGCTGCCCGTGCTGATCGCGATGACGATCCTGCTAGAGGTCTTTGCATGGCCCGTGACATGGGCGCTCTCGGGCCGATTCCATGGGGTTTCGGCGGATCAGTTCGCCTTTGCGGTCAAGCTCTCGCGGCTGACGATCCCCTATCTGATGCTGATCTCGCTGGTGTCTTTGCTGGGCGGCATATTGAATTCTCTGCATAAATTCTGGGTCAATGCCGCCGCGCCCATCCTGCTCAATCTGACGCTGATTGGCGCGCTGCTGTTTTTCCACTCGCCCGATCCGTTTGAAACCGCGCGCAATCAGGCGCTGGCGGTCACGGTGTCGGGCGCGCTGCAACTGGCGTGGCTGGCCCATGCGGCATGGCGCAACGGCGTCTCGCTGCGCCCGCATTGGCCGCGTTTCACGCCGGAGGTGAAACGCCTCCTCGCGCTGATCTGGCCTGCAGCGGCAGGCGCGGGCGCGGTGCAGATCAACCTTGTGATTTCTACCGCGCTGGCCGCCAGCCTGCTCGACCATGGCAGCGTGACCTATATCTATATGGCCGACCGGCTGAACCAATTGCCGCTGGGCCTGATCGGCATTGCGTTGGGCACGGTGCTGCTGCCCACGATCAGCCGCTTGCTGGGCGCGGGCGATGAGGCGGGCGCGATGGAGACGCAGAACCGCGGCCTCGAAATCGCCCTGCTGCTCACCCTGCCCGCCACGGTGGGTCTGGTGTTCTGCGGTGAGCCGATTGCCGCCGCGCTGTTCGGCTATGGCCGCTATACCGCGCTCGACACCGCCCATACCGCGCAGGCGCTGGCCGCCTTCTCGATCGGCCTGCCCAGCTATATTCTCGTCAAGGTGCTGACGCCCGGCTATTATGCCCGCCATGACACCAAGACCCCGGTGCGTTTCGCCACGATCAGCATGGGGGTCAACCTTGCGCTCAACCTGATCCTGATTATGCCGCTGCGCCATATGGGGCCGCCGCTGGCCACCGCGATTGCTTCGACGGTCAATGTCTGGCTGCTCTATGCCACGCTGGTTCGGCGCGGGCATTTCGCGATGGATTCGCGCCTGCGCCACCGGGCATGGCGGCTGGGCGTGGCGGCGCTGACGATGGGCGCGGTGCTGTGGATCGCCCAGCCATGGCTGATGCCTTATACCCATGGCTCTTGGTTTGTGCGCCTGGCCTCGATGGGGGCGCTGGTGGGCGGGGGCGTTTTTGTCTATGGCCTCGCCAGCTTTGCCCTTGGCGCCTTTGGCATCGAGGATCTCAAACTTTTGCGGCGTCGCCGCGTTTCAGCAGAGAAGTGA
- the ubiB gene encoding 2-polyprenylphenol 6-hydroxylase, with translation MSPRKHIWRLLSWGRILASHGALRGIEQDPHTPAPVARLCRIARFGARIPDVPDYAGAFRAIGPAAIKLGQTLATRPDLVGEEAADNLLELQDSLPPVPFAAIRAEVESAFGRPLSELYAEFEEQPVGAASIAQVHRAITTDGRRVAVKVLRPGIREKFARDIQTYEWAAAHLEALGGEATRLRPRLIIANFKRWTLRELDLRREAASASELADMMKGTHGYRIPAIDWDRTCGRVMTLEWIDGIKISDTAALKAAGIDLEALAKRLVIAFLTQAVHLGYFHADMHQGNLFIEPDGTIVAIDFGIMGRINRQARIWLGEILHGLTTGNYRRVAEIHFEAQYVPSYHSVDEFTTALRAVGEPMRGRPVKDLSVGQMLDGLFAITRDFDMSTQPHLLLLQKTMVMVEGLATQLYPDINMWDVSGPFVSEWMRDELGPEAAIARGIHRGLRRIMRMPDLIERIEERFPLKGAAPEQPPLPDIPLIWDRQGKPNANRWPGYITAFLLGGISVWAAWHIGWMG, from the coding sequence TTGTCACCCCGCAAGCATATCTGGCGCCTGCTCAGCTGGGGCCGCATTCTGGCGTCGCATGGCGCGTTGCGGGGGATCGAGCAGGATCCCCATACGCCCGCCCCGGTGGCGCGCCTGTGCCGCATCGCCCGTTTTGGCGCGCGCATTCCTGATGTGCCCGATTACGCCGGGGCCTTCCGCGCCATCGGCCCCGCCGCGATCAAGCTGGGCCAGACCTTGGCTACCCGCCCCGATCTGGTGGGCGAGGAGGCGGCCGATAATCTGCTCGAATTGCAGGACAGCCTGCCGCCTGTACCGTTTGCCGCGATTCGGGCCGAGGTGGAGAGCGCTTTTGGCCGCCCTTTAAGCGAGCTTTACGCCGAATTTGAGGAGCAGCCGGTGGGCGCGGCCTCCATCGCGCAGGTCCACCGCGCGATCACCACCGACGGCCGCCGCGTGGCGGTCAAGGTGCTGCGCCCCGGCATCCGCGAGAAATTTGCCCGCGACATCCAGACCTATGAATGGGCCGCGGCCCATCTGGAGGCCTTGGGCGGCGAGGCCACGCGCCTGCGCCCGCGTCTCATCATCGCCAATTTCAAGCGCTGGACCCTGCGCGAGCTTGACCTGCGCCGCGAGGCTGCTTCGGCCTCCGAACTGGCCGACATGATGAAGGGCACCCACGGCTATCGCATCCCCGCCATCGACTGGGACCGCACATGCGGCCGTGTGATGACGCTGGAATGGATCGACGGGATCAAGATCAGCGACACCGCCGCATTGAAGGCCGCCGGGATCGATCTGGAGGCGCTGGCCAAGCGTCTGGTCATCGCCTTCCTGACGCAGGCGGTGCATCTGGGCTATTTCCATGCCGACATGCATCAGGGCAACCTGTTCATCGAGCCGGACGGCACCATCGTGGCCATCGATTTCGGCATCATGGGCCGGATCAACCGTCAGGCGCGCATCTGGCTGGGCGAGATCCTGCATGGGCTGACCACGGGCAATTACCGCCGCGTGGCCGAGATCCATTTCGAGGCGCAATATGTGCCTTCCTATCACTCGGTCGATGAATTCACGACCGCGCTGCGGGCCGTTGGCGAACCGATGCGCGGGCGTCCGGTCAAGGATCTCTCGGTCGGGCAGATGCTCGACGGGCTTTTCGCCATCACCCGCGATTTCGACATGTCGACCCAGCCGCATCTGCTGCTGCTGCAAAAGACGATGGTGATGGTCGAGGGTCTGGCCACGCAGCTCTATCCAGACATCAACATGTGGGATGTGTCGGGGCCGTTCGTCTCCGAATGGATGCGCGACGAGCTTGGCCCCGAGGCGGCCATCGCGCGGGGCATCCATCGGGGCCTGCGCCGGATCATGCGCATGCCCGACCTGATCGAGCGGATCGAGGAGAGGTTCCCCTTGAAAGGCGCCGCCCCCGAACAGCCGCCCTTGCCCGATATTCCCCTCATCTGGGATCGTCAGGGTAAACCGAATGCTAACCGCTGGCCCGGATATATCACAGCCTTCCTGTTGGGGGGCATAAGCGTATGGGCGGCGTGGCATATCGGCTGGATGGGGTGA
- the trpS gene encoding tryptophan--tRNA ligase, with amino-acid sequence MRIVSGIQPTGNLHLGNYLGAIRNWVAMQDEWSAKGGECFYFLADLHAISMPHDPKALGENTREMTAALVACGIDPDKSTLFNQAQVPAHAELQWLLNGTARVGWLNRMTQWKDKAGKNRDGQSVALFTYPVLQAADVLIYQATHVPVGEDQKQHLELARDIAQKFNNDFCAEGAPLFTLPEPIIPPAAARIMSLRDGTNKMSKSDPSDMSRINLTDDADAIMGKIKKAKSDADALPSEAEGLEGRPEARNLVGIYAAMSGQSVAQILADFGGKGFGAFKPALGELLVEQLAPINARFNELRQDREALNAILRKGAEKARAASAPTLAATYDALGLVR; translated from the coding sequence ATGCGTATCGTTTCTGGCATTCAGCCCACCGGCAATCTTCACCTTGGCAATTACCTTGGTGCGATCCGCAATTGGGTGGCGATGCAGGACGAGTGGAGCGCCAAGGGCGGGGAATGTTTCTATTTCCTGGCCGACCTGCACGCGATTTCGATGCCGCATGATCCCAAAGCTCTTGGCGAAAACACGCGCGAGATGACCGCCGCGCTGGTCGCCTGCGGGATCGACCCGGACAAAAGCACCCTGTTCAATCAGGCGCAGGTGCCCGCCCATGCCGAGCTGCAATGGCTGCTCAACGGCACGGCGCGCGTGGGTTGGCTCAACCGCATGACCCAGTGGAAGGACAAGGCGGGCAAGAACCGCGATGGCCAGTCGGTCGCGCTTTTCACCTATCCCGTGCTGCAGGCCGCAGACGTGCTGATCTATCAGGCCACGCATGTCCCCGTGGGCGAGGACCAGAAGCAGCATCTCGAACTGGCGCGCGACATTGCGCAAAAGTTCAACAATGACTTCTGTGCCGAGGGCGCGCCGCTCTTCACCCTGCCCGAACCGATCATCCCGCCGGCCGCCGCGCGCATCATGAGCTTGCGCGATGGCACCAACAAGATGAGCAAGTCGGACCCCAGCGACATGAGCCGCATCAACCTGACCGACGATGCGGACGCGATCATGGGCAAGATCAAGAAGGCCAAGAGCGATGCCGACGCCTTGCCATCCGAGGCCGAAGGGCTGGAGGGCCGCCCCGAAGCGCGCAATCTGGTGGGCATCTATGCGGCCATGTCGGGCCAGTCGGTGGCGCAGATTCTGGCTGATTTCGGCGGCAAGGGCTTTGGCGCATTCAAGCCCGCGCTGGGCGAATTGCTGGTCGAGCAGCTGGCGCCGATCAACGCGCGCTTCAACGAATTGCGTCAGGACCGCGAGGCGTTGAACGCCATCCTGCGCAAGGGCGCCGAAAAGGCCCGCGCCGCCTCGGCCCCCACGCTGGCCGCCACCTATGACGCGCTGGGTCTGGTGCGTTAA